Within Fusarium keratoplasticum isolate Fu6.1 chromosome 8, whole genome shotgun sequence, the genomic segment GCCTCATCGATATCGGGGTCTTGTCTATCTGCTGCACATCCTTGGCTGGACCCTTCTTCCGAGATTCTCTTGTTATTCAGCCTCAGACTACCTATCGATTTTGCCTGGCAACTATTGACAGGGCCCCGTTACACCCAAGTGTCAGATCCATTCAGGGTATCTGTTCCCAGCCTTAGCATCGTCCTTATTACCGTCCCCGTCATTAAAACCCCTGCCCGGTCCATCTACCGACCCATTCTTGAACTGCCGAAATTCTCCTACTTCAAACATCTTGAGCTCATGCTTCCACTCCGGCTCCACCTCAGTCTCCGACTCTTCCGCCAGGCGTTCATCTCTCCTCGGCTGTTCGAGCTTCTGTCGCTCCTCCAACGTGAGATCGCTCTTTGCGGATCCAATCTTGAGGAATGGGAGGAACAGCAGGGGAACGGATGCCACGCCGAATGCCATCCAGAAGGCCACCTTGTAGCTCTGCCTGAGCCCAAGGTGAGCCGTCTGTCCCACCGCAATGTCCGCGAtgccaaggaagaagctgatGCCTAAGAAGAGGATACTGTTGATCAATGCCCCGGCCAATCCTTGCCTGTGGCTTGGCATATTGGTTGTCAGGAAGATATTGCTGACTGTAAAGGTTATGTCGATGCCCATAGTACAGCACACCATGGACGGAAACACCCATGCCCAATAGTTTGGATTCTCGGGCATAAGAGCGAACAGCAGCATACTCGTTGCATTGGCCAGACACGAGATGAACAGTAGAAGTCTGCCAGGAAGGAAATGCAGAGTGAATCCGCCCACGGTGCCGATGAGTAACCCACCGGTGAACAAAGGGATGTACCAGATGGCTGTCGTAAGCGGCGACTTGTGGAGCACCAGCTCTATGTAAAAGCTGGAGTAGAACAGGAAGATTCCGAAGGTGCCGAAACTCATGAACAACGCTGCAGTCAGGCGCTTCATGCACTTTGGTGCGAAGAGGTCAGCCGGCAGGAGAGGATGCCTGGCCTTGTGCGTCTCAACATACCATGCCACAACCAAGAGGATAACGCCGAGAACCAAGGTCACGATGATATGCGGAGTAGCCCAGCCATTCCGGGCGTGTGAGCTGTCGGTGAGTGCATAGACAATTAGAAGCAGCCCCGGCACAATTGTGGTGACTCCCCACCAGTCCATCGACATGTCGGTCCGCTTTCGGTTGTAGTCAAAGGGCACGGCGAGCAGCGAGATTACAGTGACGACTgcaaagatgatggtgccGATCCAAAAGTACCACCGCCAGATCAAGAACTCCGCGGAAAGCCCTCCGATtaggatgccgaggaagaagccaagcGGCGCAAAGGCTCCATATAGGGCGAATATGAGGTTCTTGCGTGGGCCGGGACGATAGATCTTGCCCATTAGCATTACGCCGCCTGGCAGGTATGCAGCTGGACCAAGGCCCTGCAAGGCACGGCAAAAGATGAGCATGATGTAGTTCTTGCTGAAGCCCGCAACGAGAGCCCAGATGAAGAACCACAGGAGCCCGCCGTTGAAGACGAGATATCCGCCGTACATATCGCCAAGACGTCCCATCGGGAGGAGCATAGCTCCTGTGACGAGGGAGAAGACGCTCGAAGGCCATGTCTGAGAGGCCTGGGGGATATCGAGCTCTTTGGCCAGAGGAGGGAGAATGACATGGAAGCCACTGACGAAGAATTCCTGGTGTCTGGTTAGAGTCTGATGGAAGCTCTGAGGGGTGATGTTGGACTTGCAGCTAATAGCATGGAACAGAAGACGGATATACCAAAGCCTAGCTCAGCCCAGATCGACTTGAACACATCCGGTCGTTGACGGCCGAGTTTCTCGACATCGACGGTAGACTCATGTTGACGGTTGATGCTCTCTTCGTCTGAGGCCATGGTCTCTCACAGAACAGAGGATCGAgtgtggtgttgagattgTCTATTCAAGGCTATGCCTGTCTGAGAACGAAGCTCGCAGCAGTTGAAGACACCGAAAGAGAGAGACTCGTCCATCCTTTGTACCCATCCCGCAACTCTCCCCGCCTCAGCTGCATCTTGGTCAATGCCCAAGCCAGGTCCTCAGGAACAAAGCCTCCCAGCAATGATTCCTGGCTTCCCCTCGCGAGGTGTGGATGGAATTGCCTCCTTTGGGTTAGCGAGGAGACGGGGCTGACAAACACAATAGTTAACGAAGCGCCTCTCGACTCGATTATGACGGCCGTTGGGCTGAGGGCTTAGTAAGGTTGTTGGTTGAACATGACGCCCTTGTGGGAAGGGGAGAGATTAAAATGACGACCGGGCAGCGAGGGAGATACGATTATGACGACCGGGTTGGAATCACTGCATGGTTATGATGACCGAGGGGGGATTGTAGGATAGTTATGACGACCGAAAGGGATGATTTGAGAGGGGGTGATTACCAATTGCTTTTGAGGAGAAACTCGGATTGATCAGCATTGAGGGTCGGTTGGAGAGTTGCACAGCGAAAGCAGATGAGTTACTCAGCTCTCTTTGGTCGCTATCGGTAGTGTTGATCTTGCTTTAGGGCAGCTCGAAACTGGCTTTGTAACCCAATCGACTCTGTCCACGCTGATTGAGCATCTCGCCAAGCTACTAGTTGCTTCCGGATCCTCTACTCAAAGCTTGGATCACTTGACCGGAAGTCTTGCTGCAGCTGAAAGTCCATTGCCAAGGTAATAAGGTCTTGTCGACGTTCggagaagttgaagttgttgtAGTCACACTCAGTTGCCGTCGAGGGTGTAGGGTGGCTGAAGCATAAGGATCTCGGGCCCTCCAGAAGCTTCGGTCAGGCCCAAAATCCGGGGAACACGGCGTCGTATCTGGGCCTCGCTGATTGTAAACATAACTCCCTGGCCATGGCCAGCGAGATCCAGTGAGGGTCTTTTCGTGCTGCGATGTGGTTGACAAGTGTCAGATTGTCCGTCTGCTTGAACGCAGCAACACACGATGTTAGAACATTCACAAGCCAACACATATCTTTTTGTAAACTCTCCTATCTACATGTAAAGTTTGAGTAAATGGCGCGTGAGGCGTACATGAGGTAACCTTGAGCCATTGTCGCACTCGAAAACTCGAGGACATCCTGTGTAGCACGCCTCGTGTTCTGAAGCAAGCCATGGAATAAGGTTGCACTCTGTAACGGGCAGCCTTTAGATAAAACTCCGATAGCGGCGCTGACTGGACGATATTACTCAGTCGTACTGAACGTTTTATCTATGGCTAGTCTCTGGTAATGCTTTGGTATGTTCTTCAAGTCCACATGCTGATGTATTGACATAGCCACTATGCCTAGGGAGAGACTCGACTGTGGCTAAATGGCTTGGAACTGTGCCTCTTCTCGACATACAAAACACGTTTGCCAAGAAATGAGCTCTGCAGGCATATTCTAGTCCCGTCACTTGATCTGGAACATCGTATGTTTGCTCGGTCAGATATCGTCATCTCGATCCAAAATCTTGGTCACGGCAGTCATCAGCCGTTTACTTTCAATCTCGACGCTAATCTTGACGCcagaggagatgaagatcCAAAATACTGCACTCCGGTCAAGCGAAGCATGTGGAAGGGATGTCTACGAGATCCTCACGATGTCGCCGCTATTCCGCCATCGGCCACCCGCATCCgacgatggcttccaagAGTCAAGCGGGGGGAGCTACTCATGGTGACGACGTAGAAAAGTACAGTAACACGCTCGCGATAGAGTTACAAGCCCGACGCCGTGTCAGGACCCTGCAGTACGACTATGCTGAGAAGATTCACGGGGCCAGTTCTCGACTCGTGCCTTTTCGACAGTGTAGATCTCGACTCGTTGAGAGGGGACGGACTGACGTCGTGTGTGTGTTTTCCCCGTGAGACGGACCCTTGGCTCTCCGCGCCCGCGATCTGCAGCTTGGGAGAAGACGGTTGGCTGGGGAGGAGAGACATGCATTCCAGAAGGTCTGATGGAGGGGGATTTTCCTGCTCCGATCGGCCGTCGGGATGAGGAGGGGCACCGAACCCGCCCGTCAGCCAAGACGATGGGCGTTTGGTATTGTCCTTGTCCGTGGGCTTGAAGGGGGGGTTAAAGTTCAGTCCAGCTGCCGCGGGCGCCACACCGGGAAACACATGGCTTGTGGAGTGCCGTGCACGGCGATCATTGAGGACGAGCGGGatgggggaggggaagaTGGTGCCAAGCTGAGATTGTTCTCAGctggggagggagagaaagagattcGACATATGAAACATCAAGATGGCATCTGGGTTACACAAAGGCTGTTGGCGTATGGCCGTTGCTGCGGTAGAATGTCACCGCGAGACCATCTGGGCTAGATCTCGTTCTATTGCTGCACAAAGAAAACTGATGGGTTAGTGTTCTAGAGCCAGCTCGATTCAAGACATGCCGGCAGGAGGGGGAGATTGCAACCCCAGAAAATCAGAGCAATGGGCACAATAAGGTTTCAGCGAGGTTACCAGTCGAAGGGAGCGGTGTGTGAAAAGTAGCACCACCATCTGAACATGTATGTTTTCGCTTGAGCATCGCGCTTATATCCCCCAACCAGGGGGGCCAGGGGAGGGGTTGATTTCTTCCGGTGCTGGGAAAAGCAGGCTCGCATGGAGAATGGCCCACGTGTATCCTCTTTGAAGCGCAGGGATATCGGACTAAGCTTTCAATAACGTGAGGCAGGAAAAAGAAGGTCAGAGTACATAGTAAGAAGTCAAGGGGTGGACGACGCGGCCATCACCTGAGGGGGGCCGACGGCGCCAGACAGCCGGCCACGGGTTTGGGAGCACTTCACCGATTCGACAAGCGACGGGAGATGCTGACAAGGAGGACGAGACGGGGCTTAGAAAATGTCAGGAGAGTTaaggatggcgatgggcTCAGATATAGAGCCGTGCACCGGGGTTTGACAGCTAAGCGTATCTTGGCTATATCGTGATGGGTGAGAAAAAAGGCGGATGTAGTCAGATATTGATAGTGAGGGGGGGTCTGCAAGGGGAGGGGGTCTCGTGctttgatggcctcgaaAAAGTAAGTAGGGTATCATTCCGGGGGATTTACTCGGCAGCTAGACGCTTCGCATGCAGGCTTGGTCGTGTTCTCAGCGGAGACGGCAAACGGCAGCTctggatgggatgggatggtgAGTGAGACAAGGGGAGGATGCATCTGGGACTGGAACATGGCAGATGCGGTGAGTGTGGGGGGTTTagagcaaggcaagggaTGGATGTCATGGACATGAAACTCCGCGAGAAACAAGGTCCCGTTGTAGGCGGCAGGTGGTTGGGAACGACGATAACGACTTGTTTTGTTTTGCTTGCAAGGAGAGAAGCAGGTCTCACCTCTTCTCGAGAGGGGAAAGGAAAAAAGTGGCTGAATGCAACGGTTCGACTGTGGTTGCGGGAGAGTCACTGCCATTGGCTCGGTCTCCTCGCAGGTTTGTGCTCAGATGTTTTCTCGTTGTcgctctctctcctccctctcggGGAGCCGCCCGCCGGTAgatgctggctggctggatgTGGGTGTGACGACATGGGAGATGTGTGGATGGGATATGTAAAGATGGGATGCATTGCGTGGGGGGTAATGCATAATGGTTGATTGACCTTGGAGATACTGATGACTGGAGCATTTGTCCATGGTTTAGGAGTTGGCTGCTTGTAGGAACACAAATTATCGGGGACGGCATGTTGTAAAACGAGCGAGTTGTCTCGTTACGTGAGTAGGTGTGCTCAAAAGGCAACTCGCAAGAGTCGATAGTAGACTTGTCGTCTCCGAAATGTATCTCATGTAGAGTTCCATCCTCCCAAGGGATTGACGCGGGTGCGCCTTGTGTAACCCAAGACAATCCCAACGGTGGTCGTACAGCATGCGCATCTCTatcagcaacagcagatCGCAgcgagaaaaaaagagataaaGGGGCccttgaggctcttgatTACGTGCTTCCCGAGAGGGTGTGAAGCATTGGATGGAACCTGACGCCACAGAGATAGCCATGGGTAGGACGTGGGTTGGAGGAAAAAATAAGACGGCAGTACTCATACAGAGGCACTAGTATATGTTGCGTGAAGGATACTTTGGAAAAGTATAATACTATGTGATAAAGCATGTATAGAAGACTTCTAGCGTATCACCTTTTCTTGTGCTATTTTGCTATTGTCCCTACTTATTCTATATGGACTCATAGTTCATCAACGTCCCAGCAATCAACAAGTATTCGAGGCCCTCTGCCATTATGGTGTCTGATCTATTATTTCATGACCCGCGTGGGAGGGTAGCAGCACAGCACATGCCGTGCAGCCTCAAAAGCTCGCATCTGCTGCCGTGATTATTCTTGGATAGCCTCACGTTTCGCCACAATGGTGACGATGTGCCGGCCCTACTACAGGGTCACATTCTGGAGAGCCGCAGCCGCATTAGGCCCTTCCACGGCCTACCCGTAGCTTGGTAGCGCATTCGGGCAGTCTCCCGCTCAAAGTctcccccttttttttctttttcactTTCAGAGTTTCATGATTTCTTGCGCAGGCTGAAGAAAAGTGTCGGTGAAGGCGCAACTGCAGGAACATCACGGCGGAAACACCCTAGCAGCGGGTCCTTACAGGCTCGTAGCCGCACCGGGCGACACGGCTTCGGGGGCCGGGGGCGGACGCGGAAGCGGGTGGCGAGCTTTCTGCTGCAGCTCAGAGGAGTCCGCTGCAGCTCGTTTCGAGTATGCGTGCTCGTGTGTGCTCTTAGGGGAAGGTCCAAGACCGATAGTGTCCTGTATTCCTGGAGTGAGGCCTTGCGGCGCCTTCAGGGCCTCCCAGGCCTCCCCTACAGGGCCACAAACAGGAGAGATCAAAGCGCGGACATCGCCCACCGGTGGGAAGCGGGCATCACATGGCAGCCGGCCGAGTAATGGATGGCTCTTGGTTTCGCCGCGGCGCCGGGCGTAGTaggtgtgtgtgtgtgtgagtgtgtgtgtTTAGGCAAAAAACAACAC encodes:
- a CDS encoding MFS domain-containing protein encodes the protein MASDEESINRQHESTVDVEKLGRQRPDVFKSIWAELGFGISVFCSMLLAEFFVSGFHVILPPLAKELDIPQASQTWPSSVFSLVTGAMLLPMGRLGDMYGGYLVFNGGLLWFFIWALVAGFSKNYIMLIFCRALQGLGPAAYLPGGVMLMGKIYRPGPRKNLIFALYGAFAPLGFFLGILIGGLSAEFLIWRWYFWIGTIIFAVVTVISLLAVPFDYNRKRTDMSMDWWGVTTIVPGLLLIVYALTDSSHARNGWATPHIIVTLVLGVILLVVAWYVETHKARHPLLPADLFAPKCMKRLTAALFMSFGTFGIFLFYSSFYIELVLHKSPLTTAIWYIPLFTGGLLIGTVGGFTLHFLPGRLLLFISCLANATSMLLFALMPENPNYWAWVFPSMVCCTMGIDITFTVSNIFLTTNMPSHRQGLAGALINSILFLGISFFLGIADIAVGQTAHLGLRQSYKVAFWMAFGVASVPLLFLPFLKIGSAKSDLTLEERQKLEQPRRDERLAEESETEVEPEWKHELKMFEVGEFRQFKNGSVDGPGRGFNDGDGNKDDAKAGNRYPEWI